TCATGCATGAATTGCTACAGGGAGATGAGACAGCCCTGGAGCGGATCACCGAACTGATAGGTATGAACATGGCGACCAAGAAGCCTATTCCGGGTGAACTGAATATGTCTCTGGCTCCATCGGCCACGCCGGAACAGGACGCGACCGGAGTGCCGGAACAGGAAGCGACCGGAGTGCCGGAGCCAAACGGGTCATCTGCAGAGGTGGAGTCTGATGTCAATGCAGAGCCAGAAACGCCTACTGAAAGCTTGCCTGATTCTGACGCTGTCAGTGATCAGAGTCAGGTATCTGAATCTGCTGACGAAGAATCGTCACAACCAGAATCAAGCTCCGATGAGATGGAGATTAAAAATCTGGATGATATTTTCTGATCAGTGATAACGTACTGACAGCTGAGGAGATATGTCATGGCTAACATGTATATGAAGTTGGGAGACAACCCGGTTAAAGGAGCTGCAACCGCTTTAGTCAAGGGTGGCGGCAAGATCAGCAAGAAGGGCTGGTTTGCTATCCGCTCACTGAGCTGGCACGCGTCCCGGTCGATCCCTATGAGTATCGGCGATGGTTACAACCGGGATACCGGTGAGCTAATGCTGAGTCCAATTATGCTTACCAAAGAGATGTGTGGTGCTTCTGAAGTGCTCCTGTCACGGTTTTATGTCCCCGGTGAATTTGGTGATACCGTCGATGTCATTATCACCAAACCTTCCCGTACAGGCCAGGGTGCTGAAGTTTATCTTCATGTAGTGGTGGATCATGCCCGTATAGCCGATTACAACATTAGCATTGCTGACGGGGCGACGCCCTTTGAGAGTTTGGCGCTGGCCTACAGCAAGATCGGGCTTAAACACTGGAATGAGCTGAAAGGCGGCAAGCTGGAAGCAGGTGGTGAGGTTACTTTTGACCTCTCGTCCGGCCAGGCTGTGTCTCATGCCATCAAAGGCGGCGGCGGTGGCGGCGGCGCTTCCATCAAAGAATTATGAAGATGCGGCTCTGCCTTATGGAGCAGCGAACAGCCCGGTAAAAGGTTTTGACTATGAAGAGTTTCAGCCATCTTTGGATGGAAAACGACGACCGTCGCCCATTGATGACGTACTGACAGCTAAGGAGATATGTCATGGCCAATATGTTTATGAAGATGGGAGACAACCCGGTTAAAGGAGCTGCAACCGCTTTAGTCAAGGGTGGCAGCAAGATCAGCAAGAAGGGCTGGTTTTGTATCCGCTCAATGAGCTGGCACGGGACCCGCCCGATCCCTATGCGCACTGGCGATGCTTACAACTGCGATACCGGTAAGCTAATGCTGAGTGAAATTATGTTTACCAAAGAGATGTGTGGTGCTTCTGAAGTGCTCCTGTCACGGCTGTATGTCCCCGGTGAATTTGGTGATACCGTCGATGTCATTATCACCAAACCTTCCCGTACAGGCCAGGGTGTTGAAGTTTATCTTCATGTAGTGGTGGATAATGCCCGTATAGTCGATTACAACATTAGCATTGCTGACGGGGCGACGCCCTTTGAGAGTTTGGCGCTGGCTTACAGCAAGATCGGGGTTAAACACTGGAATGAGCTGAAAGGCGGCAAGCTGGAAGCAGGTGGTGATGTTACTTTTGACCTCGCGTCCGGCCAGGCTGTGTCTCATGCC
Above is a genomic segment from Endozoicomonas euniceicola containing:
- a CDS encoding type VI secretion system tube protein Hcp, whose translation is MANMYMKLGDNPVKGAATALVKGGGKISKKGWFAIRSLSWHASRSIPMSIGDGYNRDTGELMLSPIMLTKEMCGASEVLLSRFYVPGEFGDTVDVIITKPSRTGQGAEVYLHVVVDHARIADYNISIADGATPFESLALAYSKIGLKHWNELKGGKLEAGGEVTFDLSSGQAVSHAIKGGGGGGGASIKEL
- a CDS encoding type VI secretion system tube protein Hcp, with translation MANMFMKMGDNPVKGAATALVKGGSKISKKGWFCIRSMSWHGTRPIPMRTGDAYNCDTGKLMLSEIMFTKEMCGASEVLLSRLYVPGEFGDTVDVIITKPSRTGQGVEVYLHVVVDNARIVDYNISIADGATPFESLALAYSKIGVKHWNELKGGKLEAGGDVTFDLASGQAVSHAIKGGGSAPDEL